From the Bradyrhizobium ontarionense genome, the window GCGGAGGCGCAGCGAGATCACCTTGCGGTTCCCCGCCTGCCCCTCGGCGCGCGGTGCTGTCCCCATGCACATGCTTTGCGCTAACGTTCGCGGGGAAACGGAGTTGGTGTCATGGAACGCGAGATCGCGCCACGCATGCGGATCACCATGCCGGGCGCGGCGTTGCTGGCCGCAGCGCTTGCCGGCCTCGCCTTCTGCATGGCCGGGATCTGGCAGCTCGAAGGCGCGCGCGCGGGCGTGACGATCACGCAGCTTGAGACCGGCACGACGCCGCTCACCGTCTATCGGCGCGACGGTGCCGGCCCATCGCCCGTCGTCGTCATCGCGCACGGCTTCGCGGGTTCGCGCCAGCTCATGGAAGCCTACGCGCTGACCCTGGCCCATGCGGGCTATCTCGTCGTCTCGTTCGACTTCGAAGGCCACGGCCGCAATCCCACGCCGATGTCGGGCGACGTCACGCGGATCGACGGCACGACGCGGAAGCTGATGGCTGAGATCGGCCGGGTCACCGACACAGCCCTCGCCCTGCCCGGCGCCGATGGCCGGGTCGCCCTGCTCGGGCATTCGATGGCCTCCGACATCATCGTGCGCCAGGCCATGGTCGATCCGCGCATCGCGGCGACGGTCGCGATCTCGATGTTTTCCGAGGCGGCCACCGCGAGCACGCCGCGCAACCTGCTGATCATCACCGGCGCCTGGGAGACATCCCTGCGTCGCGACGCGTTGCGCAACCTCAGGCTCGCGGATCCCGCCGCTGCAGAAGGCGACACCGTCGGCGATCCTGCGGGGAGCGGCGGACGCCGCGCCGTCGTGGCGCCCGGCGTGGAGCATGTCAGCGTGCTGTATTCGAGCACGGCGCTACGCGAGGCACGCGACTGGCTCGACCAGGTGTTCAGCCGCAGCAGCAGCGGCCCGGTGGCTGCGACCGGCGGCGCCATTGTTCTGCTGCTCGCGGGCGTCGTCGTGCTGGCGTGGCCGTTGGCGAATTTGTTGCCGAAGGGCGACGGGCCCCCTGCGCCAATTCCCCTGCGTGCCCTCGCGATCGCCACGCTGGTGCCGGCGCTGGTGACGCCGGTCGTGCTGCGCTTGGTCGAGACGCGCTTCCTGCCCGTCCTCGTGGCGGACTATCTCGCCGTGCATCTGTTCGTCTATGGCGTGCTGTCGCTGGCGCTGCTGCGGCTGCAGGGTGTCCGCTTCGGCCGCCTTGCCTGGTTCGCGACGCTGGCGCTCGCCGCCTACGGCATTTTCGGGCTCGGCGGCGCGCTCGACCGCTACGTCGCATCCTTCATGCCGATCGCCGCCCGCGTGCCGATCATTGCCGCGATCGCGGTCGGCGCCGTGCCCTGCATGCTGGCGGACAGCATCGCCAACCAAGGCGGCCGCGCCGCGCTCTGGCGCACATTGTGGATACGGACAGCGTTCCTGGCATCGCTCGGCGGCGCGGTCGCGCTCGATTTCAAGCGGCTGTTCTTCCTGCTCATCATCATCCCGGTGATCGTGCTGTTCTTCATTGTGTTCGGACTGATCGGCGGCTGCGTCGGCCGCAGGACCGGCTCACCGACGGCGACCGGCGTCGGTCTCGGCCTGATCCTGGCGTGGTCGCTCGGCGTGTCGTTCCCGATGTTCCTGCCGGGGTAGCGCTCGGTTCCGCGGTTCGCAGACGAACGCACGACACTATGATACGAACTTCTGAAAGAAGCATGGTTGCCGCCATTCCGGCGGCGCGCCCCCGATAGTCTCAGACCACACGTCTCGATCACCGCCCCATGGAGCATTCATGGCGAAACACCGCATCTACACGACAAGCTTCGCAAGCGTATACCCGCTTTACGTCGCGAAGGCCGAGAAGAAGGGACGCACGAAGGCAGAGGTCGATCAGATCATCTGCTGGCTGACGGGCTATGATCAGACGGAGTTCGACAAGCGGATCGAACAACAGACGGACTTCGAAACCTTCTTTGCGACGGCGCCTGCCATGAATCCGGCGCGCGCCTTGATCAAGGGCGTGATCTGCGGCGTCCGCGTGGAGGATGTCGAGGAACCGACGATGCGTGAGATCCGCTACCTGGACAAGCTGATCGACGAGCTGGCGCGGGGAAAAGCAATGGACAAGATCCTGCGGCGGCAATGATCGTCAGCCTGCACGTGAGCCCCCCATCGTCACGACCGATCGGCGGCCAGAACGATCCGCGCCGTCTGCAGGCCGCTCGCGAGCGCCGCCTCGACCGTGCCCATGTCGCGCCCGCGATACAGCGCCTCGCCGGAGATCAACACCGGGCCGCCGTCCCAGTGCGTGAGCACATCCTGCGCCTGGCGCGTGGCAAGGGTCGCATAGGAATAGGCGCCGCGCGCGAACGGATCCTTGGCCCAGTCGGTCGTATGCGCCGCGACCAGCTCCTGCCTCAGCAGGGCCACCGGCTTGCTGAAAATATCCGCGAGCGCAGCCAATCCGATCTGGATCAGCGCGGCCTCGTCCAACGCTGCGAAGTCGCGCGTCGCGGGTCCGGCGAGCCAGCCCGTGAGCACGGCATGATCGCTCGGGTGCTGCGTCCACCACACCGGCACCTGGGCATCGGACAGCACGAACAGCATGTCGTCGCGGTCCCGCGCGTTCGTCTCGATCCACCAGCGATGCTCGAAGCGCAGCAGCAGCTTGATGACGTTGCCGAAGCCGATGTCGGCGGTAGCCGCGACCTGCCCGCGCATCGCCGGCGGCAGCGCGATGGTCTGCAGCAGCGGCAGCGGTATGGTCAGAATGACGACATCGCCGCGATGCGTGCGGCCATCGGCGCAACGGACGATCGCGCCATCATCTGCGCTCTCGATCCCGGTGACGACGGATCGAAACGCAAACGCGACGCCGAGCGCCCGGCACTCCGCCGCGAGATGATCGATCAGCGCGCCGTAGCCGCCGACGATGCGCGCCTGCCCGCCGCGGTCGCCGCCCATCCATTCGTCGCGCAGCGCGAAGACGCTGGCGCGATCGGGATCGGCGGCATCATAGCCCTGCACCATCCCGAGCACGGATTCGCGCAAGGCGGCGAACTCGGGGCCGCGGAAATGACGGTCGAGCAGCGCCGTGACCGTCATGTCCTCGTCGAGATTTGCCAGCACGTCATGCAGCCGGCCCATCTGCCGATCGGCTGGATCGTCGCGCGAGAACGCGCCGCGCTCGACGTGCCAGCGCGCGCCCTCGATCGGCTGCGCTGACAGTTCGGCCTCGGCCAACAGCCGATACGTGACCGGCGCCTCGCCATGGATGAACTCGGCGCCGGCCTCGGCGCTGTATCCGAAGTCGCGCTCCGGCAACGGATGGATGCGGCCGCCGCAGCGGTCGCGGGCCTCCAGCAGCATGACCTGCCTGCCGGCACGCGCGAGCTCGCGTGCGGCCATCAGGCCCGCGGCACCGGCGCCGACGATGATGGCGAGGTCAATTCGTCCCTCAACCATGACTGGCCTGGGCGCCGATGGCAGAGCCGTTGGTGATGCGATAGCGCAGCCACAGCGCGCCGCCCTCCAGCGCTTTCGTGCTTTCCAGCGTCATCGCCGTGATCGGTGCGCGCTCGCCGGACTCGGCCTCGGGTGAGTCGAACACGCTGGGCGCGCCCTTGGCGCCGTCGATCACAGGACACAAAACGAGATCGAACTCGTCGACCAGGCCGGCGCGCAGGAAGGCGCCGTTGGCGCCGCCGCCGCCTTCGAGCAGCAGCCGCTTCACCCCGAGCTCCTGCGAGAGGATGTCGAGCACGCGCGCAAGATCGAGCTTGGTTTCGCCGGCGAAGATGTAGGACACGCCCTCGCTGCGCAGCCCTGCGAGATGGGCATCGGACACCGCCTCGGCGAGCACGACGACGATCGGATCGCCGCCGATGTCGGACCGGCCCCAGCAGATCTTGCCGCGGGGATCGAGCACGACGCCATAGGCCTTGGCGTCGCGCCTGATGATCCAGTTCGTCCGTGGGAATTGCTCCGTGGTCGTCGGCGGATAGACCGTGCCCTTGGCGAACTCCTGGCCGGTGACGCGCCCGATCAGCCAGGCGTCGCCGCCCAGTTCGTCATGCACCTTCTCGAACAAGTCCCCCGCCGCCCCCTTGGGGCGCCAGCGGCTCGGCAAGGTTCGGCCGTCGACACTCGATGCCATCAGGCAGATGACGTCCGGTTTCATGTGCACTCCTGTTGCGCGACGATGCGGCCTTCACCCTGGATATGGCCCTGACCGGTGTTGTCAACGAGGGGGACGGCTTTTCGTTCAAGCCACGCTGGACTGCCAGGCGGGCGCACCGCTCGCGTCAATCCTGCTCCTGCCCCGCCGCCTGCCGCAGCATGAAATGGCCGAAGGCGGTCGCGATCGGCTTCGCCGCATCGTCCTGCCAGGCACGGGCCTCGAAGGCGACCACGCGGCGGCCCTGCTTGACGATCGATGCCGAGGCAATGCTGTCGAGCGCGCGGCCCGAGCGCAGATAGTTGATGGTCAGGCCGATCGGCTTCGGCGGCGCCGACGCGCCGAGCTCGCGCATCACGGTGACGATCGCCGCGGTCTCGAGGAACGCGCCGGTCATGCCGCCATGGATTGCCGGCAGCACGGGATTGCCGATGATCTGGCGCGAGAACGGCATCACGAACGTTTCGTTCTCGGCGAAACGGATTCCGAGGCAGCGCGCGAACGGGCTGGTGGCGAACGGTCCCGTTGGATCGTCAGGCGCCTCGAGCGGCGGCAGCGCGCCGCCGAACGCCGGCCGGTCGGTCAGCATGTTAGTGCGGTTGGCGCCGATCATGAAGCAGGCGGTCGCGGTCGCGACCGGCGCGCTCTCCTCCTCCTGATAGGCGGTCGCGCGCACGAAGGCGATCGAGCGCGTGACGCGGAAGCACACGGCATGCGCCTTGATGTCGAGGCCGGGCGTCGCCGGCTTCTGATAGTCGATGCGCAGGTCGAGCGTCGCGATCGCGCTGCTGCCGTCGAGCGCGAGCTGCACCGCCATGCCGCAGCTCTCGTCGAGCATCGCCGTGACGACCCCGCCGTGGAGCACGCCGGTCTCGCTGTCTCCGACGAACACCGGACGATAGGGCAGACACGACCAGGCTTCGCCGGGCGCGAAGCGCTCCATCCGGAGCCCGCTGATCTGACCATAGACCGAGCGGCGTTGCCTGATCGCGTCGGCGAGTTCGTCGAATGACGGTGCGGCGGTGGGCGGGGTGTCGGACATGGCCGGAATTTAGAGCATGATCCGCACGAAGCGCGAGGCATTTTCGAGGTCATGGAGTCGTCTGCAAACGATCGCGCCCGCACCGATCGTACGGCTGCTCAGTTGCAGCGGACGAGATCGGCAACGATCGAAAGCCGACGCCGGGACCGCGCGGACTCGACAAGCCCGCGCATCGAGAAGAACACGATCCACAACTGCCGGATGCGCAAACTGTCTCAATATTGTTTGCGCTCATCTCTGCGGCTGCGCGCGCCCCGCAAATCTACGTGCATGAAATGTCGCGCGAGCGCGGCGCGCTTAGAACATTGGCAACCTTAATATGATCATAATGGTCTCCATCAAATCCCGGAGACCTGTCGATGCGCAAACCCAAGAAGACGCCGGATGCCCAACCGCATCGCGGCGCGGCCTCTTTCCGAATAGCCATGAGTCTGGCGCTCGCAGCGAGCGCCGGCGTGATGTGGTGGAGCAGCGGCGGGGCCAAGAGCTTCTCCTTCGCCAGCGATGGATCGCCGACGCTCGAGAGCCGCGTCGCGGCCCTGACCTCGGAGCTCGCCCAGGTCAAGGCGGAGACGGCCAAGCTGCACGAACGCCAGAACGACGCCTCCGGAGAACTCGTCCAGCTCCGCGCCAGCCTCACCAGCGCCGAGACCGGACTGGCGACGCTGCGCACGACCGCCGACGAGAACGAGGCGCACCGCCGTGACACGGCTGACAGGATCGAGTCGGATATCGCCGTGCTGAAGCGCCTGACGGTCCGCGTCCGTGCGGCGCAGGAGGACACCGCAACCGAGCTGAACGGGCTGCGGGCCACGGCTGCGAACAGCGAGATCGGCCTCGACTCGCTGCGCGCGAGCACGAGCGAAATC encodes:
- a CDS encoding DUF2200 domain-containing protein, with translation MAKHRIYTTSFASVYPLYVAKAEKKGRTKAEVDQIICWLTGYDQTEFDKRIEQQTDFETFFATAPAMNPARALIKGVICGVRVEDVEEPTMREIRYLDKLIDELARGKAMDKILRRQ
- a CDS encoding alpha/beta hydrolase translates to MEREIAPRMRITMPGAALLAAALAGLAFCMAGIWQLEGARAGVTITQLETGTTPLTVYRRDGAGPSPVVVIAHGFAGSRQLMEAYALTLAHAGYLVVSFDFEGHGRNPTPMSGDVTRIDGTTRKLMAEIGRVTDTALALPGADGRVALLGHSMASDIIVRQAMVDPRIAATVAISMFSEAATASTPRNLLIITGAWETSLRRDALRNLRLADPAAAEGDTVGDPAGSGGRRAVVAPGVEHVSVLYSSTALREARDWLDQVFSRSSSGPVAATGGAIVLLLAGVVVLAWPLANLLPKGDGPPAPIPLRALAIATLVPALVTPVVLRLVETRFLPVLVADYLAVHLFVYGVLSLALLRLQGVRFGRLAWFATLALAAYGIFGLGGALDRYVASFMPIAARVPIIAAIAVGAVPCMLADSIANQGGRAALWRTLWIRTAFLASLGGAVALDFKRLFFLLIIIPVIVLFFIVFGLIGGCVGRRTGSPTATGVGLGLILAWSLGVSFPMFLPG
- a CDS encoding flavin monoamine oxidase family protein translates to MVEGRIDLAIIVGAGAAGLMAARELARAGRQVMLLEARDRCGGRIHPLPERDFGYSAEAGAEFIHGEAPVTYRLLAEAELSAQPIEGARWHVERGAFSRDDPADRQMGRLHDVLANLDEDMTVTALLDRHFRGPEFAALRESVLGMVQGYDAADPDRASVFALRDEWMGGDRGGQARIVGGYGALIDHLAAECRALGVAFAFRSVVTGIESADDGAIVRCADGRTHRGDVVILTIPLPLLQTIALPPAMRGQVAATADIGFGNVIKLLLRFEHRWWIETNARDRDDMLFVLSDAQVPVWWTQHPSDHAVLTGWLAGPATRDFAALDEAALIQIGLAALADIFSKPVALLRQELVAAHTTDWAKDPFARGAYSYATLATRQAQDVLTHWDGGPVLISGEALYRGRDMGTVEAALASGLQTARIVLAADRS
- a CDS encoding RibD family protein, which produces MKPDVICLMASSVDGRTLPSRWRPKGAAGDLFEKVHDELGGDAWLIGRVTGQEFAKGTVYPPTTTEQFPRTNWIIRRDAKAYGVVLDPRGKICWGRSDIGGDPIVVVLAEAVSDAHLAGLRSEGVSYIFAGETKLDLARVLDILSQELGVKRLLLEGGGGANGAFLRAGLVDEFDLVLCPVIDGAKGAPSVFDSPEAESGERAPITAMTLESTKALEGGALWLRYRITNGSAIGAQASHG
- a CDS encoding PaaI family thioesterase, producing the protein MSDTPPTAAPSFDELADAIRQRRSVYGQISGLRMERFAPGEAWSCLPYRPVFVGDSETGVLHGGVVTAMLDESCGMAVQLALDGSSAIATLDLRIDYQKPATPGLDIKAHAVCFRVTRSIAFVRATAYQEEESAPVATATACFMIGANRTNMLTDRPAFGGALPPLEAPDDPTGPFATSPFARCLGIRFAENETFVMPFSRQIIGNPVLPAIHGGMTGAFLETAAIVTVMRELGASAPPKPIGLTINYLRSGRALDSIASASIVKQGRRVVAFEARAWQDDAAKPIATAFGHFMLRQAAGQEQD